The sequence below is a genomic window from Bremerella cremea.
CATCGGAAAAAGTCTGCGCACGTTCATCGACTCGGATATGAATCAAGTCGTGAACTTGAACCTTGCGTGGTGGCGGCAACTCACGATAGAACCAGTTCATGTTCTTCGTGGTAGCGTTGTAAGGGACGCCGTCAGAGCCTGGCAGTTGTGGCATGTTTCGTTGCGACAAGCTGGAAACGGGACCACTTTGTTGACCGAACGCCATTGCGGCAATTAGGGTCAAGGCAATCGATGTCAGCAAGGTAAGAAACGTTTTCATCGACGGGCTCCCTGGGGGGCGATAGGGTGAACGGCTGGTGAAGGATGAACCTTCGTGTAACCGGTTAGCACAACGGCTTCGCCGGGCCCAACGACTTGAGCTTGAAAGCGTTCCGATTCGCGAGCGCGGCCATAAGTTTGCGGAGTGATCGGTTGAACTTCGACAAGTTCCCCTTTGCCGGCATCGTTTAGGGCCAACATTTCGCGACGCACGATGATGTTGCCAGCCCGTGCCAAAATGGTGACGGCCTCGTTGCGACGCACAATGACAGGCTCGCGAACGTCTTTGGAGGCGATGGGACGATCGGCAGAGATACCGCGAGCAGCCTCTTTGCCAATCACGCTTGTTAAGTTCTCGGGGTAGCTATCTTCGCGACGAATGACCGAAAGCTCTCGCATTTCAACATCATCGGGCTGAATAATTTCACCACGACGAACATTCCGCACGACGTGCGCCACCGTGATGACCTCTTGCTCTCTCGGCGAGGAAAGCACCTGTCCTCCAAAGGTCCGTCGCGGTAGTGAGCGAGCGGGGGCTTCGTCGGTCGTTGCTTTTACTGGGGTGACTACCGCTTCAAGTCGTACTCGGCTTGAACCGGAAACGGCAATTTGTTGCGCCGAATAACCACGGGCTGCCAAGATTGAACGGATGTCGTTGATTGTCAGATAGGTAGACTGGCCTACGGTCGGGGCGGGTGATAGATGCAGCTTGAGCAGTTGTTCTCGCAGAACTGGATCGGCAACATCGATTACCGCGATTTCTCCAAGGCAAGTAATCGGCCCGGAAATCATCGCCGCTGTTTTCAGCGTGACCTTGCCGCTTTCAGCGTGAGCTACCGCTGCCAGAGCAAAGCTGACCAAGACGGCCAAGGTGAATCGAATTGAATGAGCGATTTTCATAACGCTTTTGTTAAATCCTATCGACGCAAGTTCGAGATCAGTTGCAGAATCTGGTCGCCGGCTTGAACGGTTTGCGAGTTCAATTCAAACGATCGCTGCGTGGTGATCAGATCGATTAGCTCTTGAACAGGTTCGACGTTCGAGGCTTCCAGCATGCCTTTGCGAATAGTACCCAAGCCGTTGGTTTGCGGGTTCGCCGTAATAGGAGCACTGGAGGAAGCCGTTTCGGCGAAAAGTCCGTCACCCAACTTGATCAAGCCTTCAGGGTTGATGAACGTTGCCAACTGAATCTGGCCAACTTCGTTCAGCGTGTTGGAACCAGGCTGGCGAACCGATACGATGCCATCGGTGCTGACTTCAATGGCGGTCGCATCTTGAGGAATCGTGATCGCGGGCTGAATGGGGCGTCCGATCGAGGCCGAGCCTTGCACGACTTGGCCGTTGGAATTGACGGCAAAATTCCCTGCTCGCGAATAAACGATCTCACCACTTGGATCGCTCAACTGAAAGAAACCTTCTCCTTCAATCAGCAGATCGAGCTCTCGATCGGTTGAGATGAATGCCCCTTGGGTATAGTCGGTTTGCGTACTGGAAACGCGAACCCCCAGACCTACTTCGGTACCGGTGGGGGTTAGGTTACCGGCAGCGTCCCGGTTGCCTGGCAGGGTGATGTGATCGTAGAAGAGATCTTCAAAGTTGGCACGATCCTTCTTGAAGCCGTTCGTGTTCACATTGGCCAGATTATTGGCAATCACGTCGAGCTTTGTCTGCATCGACTGCATGCCGGTGGCTGCGGTGTAAAGGGTTTGAACGCTCATGGCTTACTTCCTTGTTCGCCGTTGGTTCGCTATTTCGTATGCGAAGGGGGGAGTTTAGTTCTGTCGTAAGACGCGGCTTAGCAAGTTGCCAAGCGTCTCGTCCTGGGTTTTGATCATGCTGATGTTGGATTCGTAGGCACGCGTCGTTTCGATCATGGACATCATCTCGGTAATCGAGTTGGCCGACGATCGTTCCAGCATGCCAGGAGCCGCCAAGCGATCTTCGTCTGGAATTTGGCCGGCTGCTCCCATGGAGCGGAAAAAGTTCTGACCGAACTTCACCAGGTCGGCATTCGAGGTTGGCTTGGCAATTCCCAAAGGAATAATGTCGCCACCAATGACAACTTCGCCGCGTTCGTTGAAGTAGTTGCCGACGTGAACGGCCTTGGCTTCCGGATTGACTTGAACCGGTGTGCCATCGCTGCCTAGGACAGGAAAACCTTCTTGCGTGGTCAAGCTGCCATCGGGCATGAACATGAAGTTCCCAGCACGCGTCAGTAAGACCTGACCATCGTTGAGAACCTGAAAGTAACCTTCGCCTCGGATCGCGATATCAGCTGGGTTGCCGGTCGGAGTGATCGGGCCACGATTGAAATTCGTGGCCGTCTCGCGAACCATCACCCCGCCGCCGATGTTGTTGATGCTGCCCGAACCAGGTGAGTCGAGGTATTGATTGATGGCTTCCGAATCGCGTGCTTCGAGGATCGCGAATTCGTTTTTGAACCCAGGCGTATCGACGTTCGCGAGGTTATTCGAGATCACCTCGAGTCGTCGCGACTGAGCTTGGGCTCCTTCCGCCGAAATGTATAGGCCGTAAACCATGGCAAACGATTGGTTGAAACATGCCCCCCCGGACACGCTCACTTACCATGGCAATCGGTGTGCCAAAGAGAGACAACACCGCAAAGAAAATATCAAGAGATCGCCAAGTGCCGACAGACAAAAGAGTTATCGTGCTGATAGCATCAAGTGCTGGCAAGCCGGTAAGAATTTCCTCTCACCCGGCAACCGGAAAAAGGTGCCGGGTGAGGTCGGCAAAGATTGCGATAGCAGGACGTATTAACCGCGTCCGCCGGTGTTCCGCGCGTAGCTAATAATGCGTTGAGCGCCTTGAATGATCAACTGCGAAGCAACTTGGCGGCCAATCTCTTCCGCTTTCTCAGGCGGACCGCAGGCATAAGCCGAGATCTTTTGCACGCCATCGCCACTGATGACGATGCCGTCCAAGTGAAGGAGGTTGCGCTCGACTTCAATGCGTCCCCAAGCACCCACAGGAGCAAGACACCCACCACGTAGTTCCGCTAAGAGTCTGCGTTCCGCCTGAACGCAGTGATAGCTATCGGGGTGATGCAGCACACTGACTGCTTGCCGTGCCCGGTGATCTTTTTCGCGGACTTCGATGCCGAGGGCACCTTGGCCTACAGCCGGCAGCATGATTCGTTTGTCCATCACATGGACAATGCGTTCAGCCATTTCCAAACGCCGCAGTCCGGCTTCAGCGAGGACGATTGCATCGTATTCACCCTCGTCCATTTTTCGCAAACGAGTCTCTACGTTTCCGCGAATATCACGGATATCGAGATCAGAGCGGACGTGCAGCAGTTGAGCGCGTCGTCGGACGCTGCCGGTACCAATGATAGCACCATGGGGCAATGTATCGACATGAAAACCGCCGCGCGAAACCAAGACATCGCCACACGCTTCCCGTACCGGTACGGCTGCTAAAGCGAGCCCTGGCGTTTGCTCTGTCGGGAGGTCTTTCAGGCTGTGGACCGCGATATCTACGCGGTTATCCAACAGCGCCGCTTGGATCTCTTTGGTGAAGAGCCCTTGGCCACCAATCTCGCCGAGCGGACCGGTGGTTACGTCGCCGGTGGTCGAAACATGCACGATCTCGACGGGCTGGCCACTCTGGCGTAATTCCTGGGCGACCCAAGTTGCCTGCCAAAGGGCTAAAGGACTGCTGCGCGTACCAATGCGGAGAGGCTCACCGTTCATGCGTGCAATTTCGTTCCATGGATCAAAGGCAGGACGAGATGGAGGTCTTTTTTCTTACACAGGATTGGGATGGTTAGTGAAGAAAAAGACAAATTGCCGAAGGGCTCAGGGTCAAATATGAAATCTAGCTTCCAATAAGCTAAGCTAATGACCTGAGCTCGCTCATTAGCATACATAAGAAATTGTTATTCGGGGAGTTGGGGTAATCAACAAAGATGTACATTCCGCGAAAGCGATGTTTGAAAAACATTCGCTGTAGTAAAGGTTCAGCCGTTTTCCGAGTGGAGATCGGTGTCGTTTGATTCCTTTTCCTGTTTTTTTAGCCGGGCCTGAATTTGGCCCGCGACGGGCGACCCTTGCGTATTTTGGTGTGGAGGAACCACCACTCCACAGCTAACAATAAATTGAAAGGCTTGATCGAGCGTAATGTTTAATTCAATCGTTTCGCTTTTTTTCGCATTGACCGTAAATCCGGTCGCAGGCATCGGAGAGGTCGGTATCAGCACCGTAACCACGGGCTCGCCTGCTTTATCTTGAATATCGAGCAGGCTTTCGCTTGTGACGAAACCTAGCGACCACATCCCTTTTCGCGGGTATTCCACGGCGACAACGCGGGTAAATTGAATCTCCTGCTCGTTCAGGAGGAAGTCGGTAACTTGCTTCACCGAGCCATAAACGTTGCGAATAATCGGCAAGCGGTTCATGATCTGGTGCTCTGAGGCATTCCAAAGAATTCTACCGAGACCGCCAGCGAGAAATTTGCCAGCGAAGTAAAGCGCCAGAATGCATACCGACAAAACACACGGTATCGTCACCTTCCGCTTGAGAAACGTTTGCTGCACGTACTGCTCGTAGACACCGTAGCCGGTCACCGGCATCAGTTGATCGTGCAGGTTATTGTAAACCGCGTTGTAAATTTTTGCTGGTACCCACTGCCCATTTACCGTTTTGTGATATACGGTCGAATCGTAAGTCGTTGTTACATCTTCTGGCGCCGCACCTGGTAGGTCGCGGTGGATGTCCTGAATGAACCACACAATTGCTGTGCGCGCGGTCGTTTCTATAGGAACCAAAATATAGTTTTGGATTGTTGCAAAAATCCAAATGAAGATCACGATGGTCAGCAACGGAGGAGCTGCAATCGCCAGACCACGTAAGACCGCACGGCGAAAACTATGAAACCCGTTTATTGGCGGCGGGTTGGTATTCGAGAGTTCTTTGGCCATGGATGTGAGCGTCTCTTCGTCGCGTATTAGGAAAACCGACCGTTACGTCGAGGGAACACCATCCATGGCAGCACCCCATTTTGTGGGGGAAGTCATCACGTTGTCTCTTGCGGCAACGCAGCTTGCTTCCATGCCGTTCCTTCTTGCTTCGATTTTTAGTACGCGGAGAAAACAGTCAAATCGGTTTCATTTTTTTGAAATTTGCTGGTAAAGGTCTCTTAAACGTCAGAGAACGCCCCAGTAGACCGAGCCACCACGGCAACATGGATAGCCGCTGCTCCTGCTCGTCGCAGCGTTTTTGCCAGTTCCGATAACGTCGATCCAGTCGTTAAAATATCGTCGACCAGCAGAATCGGTTGATCGGTGGCAAGTGCCCCGACTACTTGAAACGCGCCTTGCACGTTCCTCTTGCGAGCCGTGAAAGAAAGCTCGCTTTGCTTGGCCAGACGGCGATGGCAGGCGACCAGCTTTTCGCTTTTCCAATTCTTGTAGGCTGCTAAAGATTGTGCGATGACCGCAGCAGAGCTCATGCCGCGACGAATGCGGCGCGTCCAGTGCATCGGCACGGCAACAACCATTGGCTCTGGCGACCAGTCCGTGGGCAGTTGTTGAGCAAGTAGCTGCCCCAAGTCCCACGCACTAGCGGCTCCACGGCTGGTCTTGGAGTTGAGGATCGCTTCTCCTAGCGCACCTTCGTAGTTTCCTACGGCCGTGATGCTCTCAAACGGAAGAGACAGGTGGTGGCATGCCGGACAGTTCTCAGACGAGAGCTCGTTCGCGTGAGCGAGTACCGCCGAACAGCGAACACATTTACGCCACTGGGGAAGCTCCAGCTGGCATCGATCGCAAAGAACATACGGGTGTCGATAGTTGGACACTTCGCCCTGGCACAGGCAACAAGCCCCTGGGAGCAGAATCTCTAGCAAGTCGCGACCGACGCGACGAACCGTCTGCGAGGCTTGTCGTAGGAAAGAAGTTCGCATTGATAAGGATCGCTCATGAGATGGGCTGCTTGAGAGAACGTTTGTTATCCCCCATCGTCGTGGTGCCCGTCAAACGATTGACGGGTTTTCGTCTTTGGCGATTTCGCCGAAACCGGTATAAATCGCATCCCTGACCTTTTACTCGCTGCTAGCAAGCCGGACGGGCGGCATAAATCCATGACCCTGATCGACCGCTACCTGCTGATTCAATTCCTCAAGTCGTTTCTGATCTTCTTTGTCAGCTTTACGGGGCTGTTCATTGTGATTGACTCGTTCAATAACCTGGACGAGTTTTTGAAATACGGCGACATGACCGGCAGTACGTTCGGTGTGCTGTGGGACTACTATAGTCCGCGGGTGTTTACCTTCTTTGGGATGACCAGCGGTATTCTGACGTTGATCGCTGCCATGTTCACGGTCACGTGGATTCAGCGGCATAATGAAATGACCGCTTTGATGGCGGCAGGAATCTCGCAGGCCAGAATCGTAAGGCCGATTATCATCGCGGTGCTGGTGATTGCCGTGATGGGTGTATTGAATCGTGAATTGTTGATCCCGCGTTACATTGATCGACTCAGCCGAAACGCCCAGGACTGGATGGGGGAATCGAAAAAGGCTTTGCAGCAGAAGTACGACAATCAAACTGACGTGCTTATCAACGGGGCCTCAACCTACGCTAACGAACAACGGATCGAGTCTCCTAATTTTCGTTTGCCGGACAGCTACGAAGGCGTTGGCGACCAAATTTTGGGGGCCAATGCTTTCTATAAGCCACCCACTGCCGATCGACCGGGGGGGTTCCTGGTAGATGGACTAACGAAACCAGAAACAACCGCAGGGGTTCCTTCCATTGACCTGAACGGTGAACCGCTTGTCTTAATGCCAGGCGACAATCGTTGGCTTAACCCGAACCAGTGTTTTCTGGTAACCGGCTTAACATTCGAGCAGTTGACGGCCAGCAGCCAGTGGCGAGATTATGCTTCGACTTACGATCTTATTTCGACGCTCAGCAATCGGAGCCTCGACGTTGGGGCAGACGTACGAGTAGAAATTCATAGCCGTATCGTACAGCCGTTTCTCGATATCACGTTGCTCTTTCTCGGCTTGCCGATTGTGCTGCGAAAAGAAAACCGCAACATCTTCGTCGCGATTGGCTATTGCCTATTGGTCGTTATCGGCTTCTATGCGGTGACGTTGGCTTGCAAAGCGATGGGAAGCAGCTACTACGGGATCCGCTCCCCTGCCCTGGCCGCGTTCATCCCCTTGATCATCTTTGTGCCGATAGCAACGGCCATGTCGACGCCGCTGCGAAGTTAATCGTTGCCCCAGTGCTGGGCGATTTTCTGACGAAGAAAATCGGCGCTGCGCCGAAGCTGCTCGATGCCGTCCACGCCATCTTCAATGCTGATCCAACTGTCGAAGCCTTGGCTTTTCAGTTCGCTGAAGATCGCATCGTAGTCGTTAAGCCCTTTGCCGATTTCGCCATGACTTAGACGCTTAGCGTAACCTTGACTTCCCCCTTCTTCCCGCCGCAAATCTTCCAAGGTTCCTTCCAGCAAGTAGCGATCGCTGGCGTGCATCGTCACGACTCGATCGGATACTCGCTTGAGCAGTTCCAACGGATCGTCTCCGGCCAGAAAGGCGTTGCTCGGGTCGTAGTTCACGCCGAAGTTCGGGTGATCGATCGCGGCGACTAAATCGCAGAAGACATCCATCTTCTGCGCGAATTCAGGGTAGTCCCAAAAGTCGTCTTTGTAGTGATTCTCTAGAATCAAAGTGACGCCACGCGCTTGGGCGAACGGCAGGCAAGCACTAATGCTATCCGCTGCCAGCTTGACGCCTTCTGCTACGCTTAACTCAGGACGCCGCTGCCCACTAAGCACGCGGCAATAGCTGCCACCCAATGTGTAGGTCATTTCGATCCAACGTTTCTGCTTGGCAATCTCCGCTTCCCGAAAGCCCACATCGGGATGCGTGAAGTCAGGCGAACAGCAGAGCATGGGGATTGTCATGCCGAGGTCTTCCACTTGCTGGCGGAATCGAGGCCAGTTTGCTTCATCCGCCATTTCGAGGAAGCCCGCATAGAACTCGAGACCGTCGATATCGAGCGTGGTAGCTAGATCGAACCACTCGGTTAGTTTCATCGAGCCATCTTTGCAGAGAGCTTGCATGTAGGCTTTGGGAAAGGCGGCAAGTTGAGGCATGGGGAGGCTGCGGGGAAAGAAGAACGAGGAATTGGGTACGCAAACGGCAACTGTGGCTAGACCGGTTTGAGGACGGACTTAACGACCTCGCCATGGTGCATTTTCTCGAAAGCTTCGTGCCATTGGTCGAGTGGCCAGACGCCGCCGATGATTGGTTTGACGTCGAGTTGTCCGCTGGTGAGCAAGGCCAGCACGCGTTCCCAAATGGGCCAATTGTGGCTGAAGCTCCCTTGGAGGGTCACGTTCTTTTGTACCAAAGGATCGAGATTGAAGCCTAGGGGCTGCGGTCCCCAGCCTACCTTGCTGATCCAGCCAGCGGGACGCACGACTTCCATGGCAATCTTTAACGTGGCACTGGCTCCGGCGGCGTCGATTACCCCGTCGCAGCCGAGTCCGTCTCGCGTGCGCGCCCATTCGGCTGGGCTGCCGATGATCCCTTCGCAGCCGTAATGTTGCTGGGCAATTTCCAGACGCCGACGATCTGCCTCTAGGCCAACCAAGGCCACCTCGGCACCGCACAGTCGAGCCATAGCCGCGCACAGAATCCCGATGGTACCGGGACCAAGCACAACAACGCGATCGCCTGGTTCGATCCGAGCATTTCGCACAACCGCGTTGTAAGCAACGCAGCACGGTTCCGTTAGGCAGGCATATTCAAACGGTAAGCTATCGGGGACCGAATGCAAAATTCTAGCGGGAACACGGACGTAGCGAGTCATCGCTCCATCGACCCCATACCCGAATCCCTTGCGGCTGGGATCGAGGTTGTAGAGGCCACGACGCGTCATGGGGCTGCGCTGATCGATGATGGCAGCCGTCTCGCTGACGACACGGTCTCCTTTCTGCCAGCCTTCGACAGAGGAACCGACCTCGAGGATCTTGCCGCCGAATTCGTGACCAAGGACCACGGGATAATTCACTGGCCAAGAATGGTCGGCGGTCCATTGGTGAAGGTCGCTGCCACATACCCCGACATTGGCGACTTCCAAAAGAACATCTTCGTGCCCAATCTCAGGGCATGCGATTTCACGTAATTCGACCGCTCCCTTTTCCGGAGCAAAATTGACCACGGCTGCAGATTTCATGGACGGGGAGTCCTCTCTTAGAAAAGGGGAGGGAGGGGCATCTGTCTGTGCTTATGCAACATCCTGGGCATGCACGGCGTCGCAAATCATGCGGAGCGAAGCTTCCAGATCTCCATCGGCGGTCTTGAATGCGTCGGCATCGATCGTCAAGGGAGCCCCAAGCACGACTAGCGGCGCGCCATACTGAGGACAAGCGATCGCTTGTTCGAGTGACAACCCGCCGACCGCTTGCACCGGCACGCTAACCGCTTGAACGACTTCACGCAGTTGATCCAAGGGGCTTGGCATCCTTAAGCCACGTGCCGCAATCCCACGGCGTTCGTCGTAGCCAATATGGTGAATGACATAGCCGCAGCCAAGATCTTCCAGCCGCTTTGCTCCGGCGACCATGTCCTCGGAGACCATGTTGTCTCCCATCACTTGGCAACCGAAGTCGGCACCAGCTTTGACCACGCAGCGGATCGTTTCTTCGTGGGCGCGGGCCATCACCACCACGTGCGTAGCCCCAGCTTTGGCCATCATTTCGGCTTCCAGGTAGCCGCCGTCCATCGTTTTTAGGTCGGCCACGATTGGGGTTTCGGGAAAAGCTTCGCGCAGCTTGCGAACGCCATGCAGTCCTTCCGCCAAGATCAACGGCGTGCCAGCTTCCAGCCAGTCGACTCCGGCCCGCATCGCCAAGTGGGCCGTTTCCAGGGCTTCGTCAATATTGGTCAAGTCGAGAGAGATTTGAACGATGGGGCGCATGAACGTCGTTTCCTCTGATTGAGGGCGAGGGATGTGAGAGGCAGAGAAAAGTCATTTCAGCGAAACGTATGACAGAGGAAAACGAGGAGGGGCAAGAATGTCACGGCTATCGCTGACTAGATAATCGAAGAGAGAGCAAGTCAGAGAAACACAAACCGTCTCTGACTTGCTGGCGGCTGAAGTGTGGTTAGTTCTTTGGCTGAACCTTAATGGTATAGCGAACCGGCACGACGGCGTCTTTCGCTTTGGCGTACGCTTTGTCGTCGACGGCAAACATCTTGTCGCGGAGAACATCCATGGCCGATTGGATTTCAGGGTCTTCTTTACTCAGCCCCTGGAACTGGCGGAAATTAGTGACCAAGCTTTTGATCATGCTGGTCTCGAAAGCTTGTTTCCGCGCCACTTGATTCATCACGTTATCAAAAGGTTGCGAGAATGGATTGTCGAGGAACTCGGCAGCCAAATTAATTCCCGTCGAGAGCTGTTCTTTGGTGAACGTTTTGGTTTGATCGCCAAAGGTAACTTCCGCTTCGGGTGCCGAAAGATTGTTAACTTTCAGGGTGAAACGGTTTAGGTCTTCGTTGAAGGGGGTAAACGGCAAGATGCTGACCGTGCCGTTGGGGTCCTTGTCGTTCCCGGTGAAGCAGAACGGATACCGCGTGCTTTCGATTTCGACGGTACCTTCCTTGTCGGCTTCGACAATCTTATGCCCGGCCGAGGCTTCCGGATCGCCACCGATGTTGATGGTGATGGTACCAATGTCGCCACTGACGCCAAGGGCCTTGAGAAAGGCATAGGCCATGATCAAGTGGCCGTTGGCACTCGGGTGAACTCCATCGTTACCGGCAACGGGGTATTCTTCCCCCAGTTTCCCTTTGGCGGCCACCATCGAATCGTGCATTTCGCCAAAGACATCGGCATGCGAGAAATTATTTTCCTCTGCGAGCGACTTAGCGATCTCGCCGAGTTGTTTCAGGTTCGCGTTGTAAACTTGATCGAAGTCGGCACGATCACGGGCCCAGGTGAAGCTATCGACGACGCCTGGTGAACCGACAACCACCGTCACTCCTTCCTTCTTCATGCGGTCGATGATGTCCCGCATGCCCTTTTCATAAGCTTTGCCGATGTTGTCGTCGTATGCGCGATACGAACCATCGTTCATACCGTAGCATGTGGTGATGACATCGGGGTGCCACGGGATTAAATCGTTTTCCATGCGACTGGCAAACCCAGGGGCTCGTTCACCACCCCAGCCGAACTGGAAGCACTTGATGTCCAGTTCGGGGTGGCAAGCCAAAAGGTAGGTTTCCATGAACTTGCTGTATTGTTTCTGTTCGGTGATCGAATCGCCAATGATGGCCAGACGATCTCCTTGTTTCAAAATCGGCTGCTGAGCAGCGGCGACATTCAACAGGCTAAACAAAAGTAAACAAGCCAAGGCAGTACGCATGAGGGTAGCTCGCATGATAATGGGATAGAAAGAAGGAAGGAGATGGGCAGTTCGAGATTACTTCAAGGGCTGCACTTCCACTTTGCGAATGCTGACCTTGCTACCAGGATCGTGTTGCTGGAAAGCAAAGTGCCCTTCTTTGAAGGTCTTGTCGAAGTCGAGGTATTCGTACAGTTCGTCGCCATCGACGGTGACCTTGATACGGGTCATCTCGCGGCCACGCCAAACGTCGTCACGCACTTCCAGTTCATAGGTGAACCACTCGCCTGGCTTGACCAGTTCTTTGTAAACATGGCACATGCCATAAATCGAACCGGTACGAATGGGATCAGAATGCGTGCTGTCGATTTGTGCTTCGTAACCATCCATGAAGCCAGGACGGCGAGTGGTACGGAAGTACAGCCCTGAGTTGCCACCGTCGTTGATCTTCACTTCGGCGCGGTACTTGAAGTTTTTGTAGGGACCGGTGGTGTTGACCAGCATCGAAGCATTGCCGGTACCTTGGATGGCGCCCTCTTTTACTTCCCAGTGGCTGTCGTCG
It includes:
- a CDS encoding SGNH/GDSL hydrolase family protein is translated as MRTALACLLLFSLLNVAAAQQPILKQGDRLAIIGDSITEQKQYSKFMETYLLACHPELDIKCFQFGWGGERAPGFASRMENDLIPWHPDVITTCYGMNDGSYRAYDDNIGKAYEKGMRDIIDRMKKEGVTVVVGSPGVVDSFTWARDRADFDQVYNANLKQLGEIAKSLAEENNFSHADVFGEMHDSMVAAKGKLGEEYPVAGNDGVHPSANGHLIMAYAFLKALGVSGDIGTITINIGGDPEASAGHKIVEADKEGTVEIESTRYPFCFTGNDKDPNGTVSILPFTPFNEDLNRFTLKVNNLSAPEAEVTFGDQTKTFTKEQLSTGINLAAEFLDNPFSQPFDNVMNQVARKQAFETSMIKSLVTNFRQFQGLSKEDPEIQSAMDVLRDKMFAVDDKAYAKAKDAVVPVRYTIKVQPKN
- a CDS encoding 3-keto-disaccharide hydrolase, producing the protein MLTRSLSCTFAMLAAICLVSTISAEDAKWTPLFDGKTLDGWEKVGNDDSHWEVKEGAIQGTGNASMLVNTTGPYKNFKYRAEVKINDGGNSGLYFRTTRRPGFMDGYEAQIDSTHSDPIRTGSIYGMCHVYKELVKPGEWFTYELEVRDDVWRGREMTRIKVTVDGDELYEYLDFDKTFKEGHFAFQQHDPGSKVSIRKVEVQPLK